One window from the genome of Amycolatopsis sp. NBC_01480 encodes:
- a CDS encoding DUF4411 family protein, whose translation MALYSFDTSSILNGRRDLLPPTVFSTLWANIETMVDNGTVRAVDIVRDELGKRDDDACAWARQRSGLFVPLETDIQQATSQVLHSHPKLMGIGGGRNGADPFVIGLAIARLGIVVTEETLSGRLDKPRIPDVCNALGVPWLNLVGFVTRQGWRF comes from the coding sequence ATGGCCTTGTATTCCTTCGACACCAGCTCGATCCTGAACGGCAGGCGCGACCTGCTGCCCCCAACTGTGTTCAGCACTCTGTGGGCCAACATCGAAACCATGGTCGACAACGGAACTGTTCGTGCTGTCGACATTGTTCGGGACGAACTCGGCAAGCGCGATGATGACGCTTGTGCATGGGCCAGGCAACGAAGCGGTCTCTTTGTCCCGCTTGAGACCGACATCCAGCAGGCCACGTCGCAAGTCCTACATTCTCACCCCAAGCTCATGGGCATCGGTGGTGGCCGCAACGGCGCCGACCCGTTCGTGATCGGCCTAGCGATCGCCCGGTTAGGCATCGTCGTCACCGAAGAAACGCTTAGCGGCCGGCTGGACAAGCCTCGTATTCCCGACGTTTGCAACGCGCTCGGCGTGCCGTGGCTGAACTTGGTCGGATTCGTTACCCGCCAAGGGTGGCGGTTCTAG
- a CDS encoding RICIN domain-containing protein has product MRCSLSRGILLRRSNHFSALPEEWPRRLVARAAAAFLITGIVGTAAPGLAAAAPSTAAGTSAATGQPAARRADAGDRDFRLAVGGDMTPAPARPATPAAQSSDVDKGNAAALLGIVAGPELLILSDRDFVSAMYRAADDLDKARPLEPEHQTVRERAIDAIIAGDDAATAYIKTGMAAANIADQKIVTDRREQQRIEREAKVRAAAQISATVTDTDLAKSVYDFIVLLDLKADDHKDTAVKTAARAALQGNADDQWRFLTDGIIAEHAKDTQRLVDEDTSRTEAEKAEAKAREARVTAAYYALGLSITADDPLAKLPDQNFLREVLKRAPKDTEVYTAAYEALLSSAPADWKAYVDTGAQAAWQRDFDKDMKKHDDENIKAITEIRTRAAKSAVHPDLVAAADAALAGTPLDRARFVATGQSQHQNQTIRTVGWFTGDDSYITDAGTSAKLVTWTQGSHPEMTWKVGAGLSDPSCFSFESTTHPNSYLRWRPPTDGNRAYADIAPTDGTDRFRQEATWCVKPLSGENLDVEIHPIGAPNAYLFLPGARDPNPDPVYAQVWHFDTPQAPTPFDRRYNADKNLQTRLGKPTGDPVLTADNTGYRIYEKGRLYLTYDENKRPVVADVYNGPALDKLISFFGDSLLQQHIRGQFDDEDEPGGQIIAVLRPADGLDLQILWTAQTGAHEIHGQISITWNQKTHFEVGYPTTDTISSPTGGAVYNRFARGSIYWKPGIGTRVVSGEIHKKYASLNYESGPLGNPVTEATPFGTNGGLVQRFDGGSIYYTPAGGATVVYGDIARKYAEFGNETGSLGSPVSDTTTASDGKGQYVTFSNGAAIYWSPATGAHAVYGNILIKWNQLGAEKSFLGYPTSDELPLPKGRRTTFTGGRIDWSSEGGATVAYSTIPVTARAVEFKGVQSGRCIQIAGVGNDALADFAGAELWDCGATAPKQIWDVVDLGSNKYAFKNRNSGKCLDLYDAGAGNGANIAQYSCHYGAAQQWEITTAPGSAIALRNIASGKVIEAANSQTGNATLVQQWMDLVHPNQQWTIIPV; this is encoded by the coding sequence ATGCGCTGTTCTCTGAGCAGGGGGATACTGTTGAGACGCTCGAATCACTTTTCCGCGCTACCGGAGGAATGGCCGCGCCGGCTCGTAGCGCGCGCCGCGGCCGCCTTCCTCATCACCGGCATCGTCGGGACCGCGGCACCGGGCCTCGCGGCCGCAGCTCCGAGCACCGCCGCCGGGACCAGCGCGGCCACGGGGCAGCCGGCCGCGCGACGGGCGGATGCCGGTGACCGGGACTTCCGGCTGGCCGTCGGAGGGGATATGACCCCGGCGCCCGCCCGGCCCGCAACGCCGGCGGCGCAGTCCTCGGACGTGGACAAGGGCAACGCGGCCGCGCTGCTCGGCATCGTTGCCGGCCCGGAGCTGCTGATCCTGTCCGACCGTGACTTCGTCTCGGCGATGTACCGCGCGGCCGACGACCTGGACAAGGCGCGTCCGCTCGAGCCCGAGCACCAGACCGTGCGGGAACGCGCGATCGACGCAATCATCGCCGGCGACGACGCAGCCACCGCCTACATCAAGACCGGCATGGCCGCCGCCAACATCGCCGACCAGAAGATCGTCACCGACCGGCGCGAGCAGCAACGCATCGAGCGCGAGGCCAAGGTCCGGGCCGCAGCGCAGATCAGCGCGACCGTCACCGACACCGACCTCGCGAAGTCGGTCTACGACTTCATCGTCCTGCTCGACCTCAAGGCCGACGACCACAAGGACACCGCCGTCAAGACGGCCGCGCGCGCGGCACTGCAGGGCAATGCGGACGACCAATGGCGTTTCCTCACCGACGGCATCATCGCCGAGCACGCCAAGGACACCCAGCGGCTCGTCGACGAGGACACCAGCCGCACCGAAGCCGAGAAGGCCGAAGCCAAAGCCCGCGAGGCGCGGGTCACCGCGGCCTACTACGCACTGGGCCTCAGCATCACCGCAGACGACCCCCTCGCGAAGCTGCCCGACCAGAACTTCCTGCGCGAAGTCCTCAAACGAGCCCCGAAAGACACCGAGGTCTACACCGCTGCCTACGAAGCGCTACTCAGCTCCGCCCCGGCCGACTGGAAAGCCTACGTCGACACCGGCGCCCAAGCCGCGTGGCAGCGCGACTTCGACAAGGACATGAAGAAGCACGACGACGAGAACATCAAGGCCATCACCGAGATCCGCACCCGTGCCGCCAAGAGCGCTGTCCACCCCGACCTTGTCGCCGCGGCCGACGCCGCGCTCGCCGGCACTCCGCTCGACCGGGCTCGTTTCGTCGCGACCGGCCAGAGCCAGCATCAGAACCAGACCATCCGCACCGTCGGGTGGTTCACCGGCGACGACTCCTACATCACCGACGCCGGCACCAGCGCCAAGCTGGTCACCTGGACCCAAGGCAGCCACCCGGAGATGACGTGGAAGGTCGGCGCCGGGCTCAGCGACCCGAGCTGCTTCTCCTTCGAATCCACCACCCACCCCAACTCCTACCTCCGCTGGCGCCCACCCACGGACGGCAACCGCGCCTACGCCGACATCGCACCTACCGACGGCACCGACAGATTCCGGCAAGAAGCGACCTGGTGCGTCAAACCCCTCAGCGGGGAGAATCTCGACGTGGAGATCCACCCGATCGGCGCGCCGAATGCCTACCTCTTCCTTCCGGGCGCCCGCGATCCCAATCCCGACCCTGTCTATGCCCAGGTCTGGCACTTCGACACGCCGCAGGCACCGACGCCATTCGACCGGCGCTACAACGCGGACAAGAACCTGCAGACCCGGCTGGGCAAGCCGACCGGCGACCCGGTCCTCACTGCCGACAACACCGGCTACCGCATCTACGAGAAGGGCCGCCTCTACCTGACCTACGACGAGAACAAACGGCCAGTCGTCGCAGACGTCTACAACGGACCGGCGCTCGACAAGCTCATCTCCTTCTTCGGCGATTCGCTGCTGCAGCAACACATCCGCGGTCAGTTTGACGATGAGGATGAACCCGGTGGACAGATCATTGCCGTGCTCAGGCCAGCGGACGGGCTTGATCTCCAGATCCTCTGGACCGCCCAGACCGGCGCCCACGAGATCCACGGTCAGATCTCCATCACCTGGAACCAAAAAACGCATTTCGAGGTCGGCTATCCGACCACCGACACGATCTCGTCGCCCACTGGCGGTGCGGTCTACAACCGCTTCGCACGCGGCTCGATCTACTGGAAGCCCGGTATCGGCACCCGCGTGGTGTCCGGCGAGATCCACAAGAAGTACGCGTCGCTGAACTACGAGAGCGGCCCGCTCGGCAACCCCGTCACCGAAGCCACCCCCTTCGGCACTAACGGCGGCCTCGTCCAGCGGTTCGACGGCGGTTCGATCTACTACACCCCCGCAGGTGGCGCCACCGTCGTCTACGGCGACATCGCCCGCAAGTACGCGGAATTCGGCAACGAGACCGGCAGCCTCGGCTCCCCCGTCTCCGACACCACCACCGCCAGCGACGGCAAAGGCCAGTACGTCACCTTCAGCAACGGTGCCGCGATCTACTGGTCACCCGCCACCGGCGCCCACGCGGTCTACGGCAACATCCTGATCAAGTGGAACCAGCTCGGTGCCGAGAAATCCTTCCTCGGCTACCCGACCAGCGACGAACTCCCGCTGCCCAAGGGCCGGCGCACCACCTTCACCGGCGGCCGCATCGACTGGAGCAGTGAAGGCGGCGCCACCGTCGCCTACTCCACCATTCCCGTCACCGCGAGGGCCGTCGAGTTCAAGGGAGTCCAATCCGGACGCTGCATCCAGATCGCCGGCGTCGGCAACGACGCCCTCGCCGACTTCGCCGGCGCCGAGCTGTGGGACTGCGGCGCCACCGCACCCAAACAGATCTGGGACGTCGTCGACCTCGGCAGCAACAAGTACGCCTTCAAGAACCGCAACTCCGGAAAATGCCTCGACCTGTACGACGCCGGTGCGGGCAACGGAGCAAACATCGCCCAATACAGCTGCCACTACGGCGCCGCCCAGCAATGGGAAATCACCACCGCCCCCGGCAGCGCCATAGCCCTCCGCAACATCGCCTCCGGCAAAGTCATCGAAGCCGCCAACAGCCAAACCGGAAACGCCACACTGGTCCAGCAATGGATGGACCTCGTCCACCCCAACCAACAATGGACCATCATCCCCGTCTAG